A genomic window from Coccinella septempunctata chromosome 9, icCocSept1.1, whole genome shotgun sequence includes:
- the LOC123319832 gene encoding iron-sulfur cluster co-chaperone protein HscB yields MINLMKSFLFPKIMGSFPKPPNINVLSVYGQGVLHRLQHTKPIKCWKCGIERQNLHELFCQQCKIIQSPDDEHNYFKLLQHNEDFDIDLDILRDKYRHMQSLLHPDKFSNRSVEEKNISADFSSLVNNAYNVLQSPLKRAVHLLCLKGEKISEDERIDDPEFLMEIMELNEEVENASDAEKLKELNSSNKKTTEKLELEISKYFKEKNLSKVKHCIIKLRYYNSISAHINNLMRERGIVE; encoded by the exons ATGATCAACCTAATGAAATCGTTCCTATTCCCAAAAATAATGGGTAGCTTCCCTAAACCACCTAACATTAATGTTCTTTCTGTATATGGCCAAGGGGTGCTTCACCGATTACAACATACAAAGCCCATCAAATGTTGGAAATGCGGAATAGAAAGGCAAAACTTACACGAATTATTTTGCCAGCAATGTAAAATCATACAGAGTCCAGATGACGAACATAATTACTTCAAGTTACTGCAGCacaatgaagattttgatatcGACTTGGACATATTGAGAGACAAATATAGGCATATGCAAAGTCTTCTACATCCAGACAAATTCAGCAATAG AAGTGTCGAAGAGAAAAACATTTCCGCAGATTTTTCCTCGTTGGTCAACAATGCTTATAACGTTTTACAATCACCTCTGAAGAGAGCCGTTCATTTGCTGTGTTTGAAAGGGGAAAAAATCAGCGAAGATGAGAGAATAGACGATCCTGAATTCCTGATGGAAATAATGGAATTAAACGAAGAG GTCGAGAATGCGTCTGATGCAGAAAAATTGAAAGAGCTCAAtagttccaataaaaaaactactGAGAAATTAGAGTTAGAGATTAGTAAATATTTCAAAGAGAAAAATTTGAGTAAAGTTAAGCATTGTATCATAAAGTTGAGATATTATAATAGTATATCTGCCCACATAAACAATTTAATGCGCGAAAGGGGTATTGTAGAGTGA
- the LOC123319829 gene encoding N-acetylglucosamine-6-sulfatase-like isoform X1 → MYFKCFIWLVLTCLWRVSSFQSIPNFILFLTDDQDIVLNSMKSLRKVQEEIVKNGVTFENAYVNSPVCCPSRSSILTGKYAHNIKVYNNSLNGNCSSFDWQRNFEKYSIASYLKNTKNYTTYYAGKYLNRYGDVDAGGLKHVPEGYDWWLGLKGNSRYYNYTLSVNGTAKFYDKEYLTDVITTSALDFIRLNHEKPFFMTLATPACHAPFTAAKRHLHEFPNEKVVKNPSFNFSSDEKHWIVKMPPKSLPTNISRLDVIQRKRLQTLLAVDEMVKDIVDELKNLNVYSNTYLIFTSDNGFHIGQFGQPWDKRQPYESDIKVPFFISGPDVPKNRVLTNVITAIDIAPTILDLADITVPKDMDGVSLKKMLKQYDNSQRYILIEYWGEGNIERIDRNCPWKDGNLTECSQNSWCKCQDSRNNTYTCVLHLSESTHFKMCIFSDDLGFVEAYDLRSDPFELRNIAGDIDFEKRVFYRNILHKLTSCEGKSCRF, encoded by the exons ATGTATTTCAAGTGTTTCATTTGGCTCGTTTTAACATGCTTGTGGAGGGTATCGTCCTTTCAAAGCATcccaaatttcattttgttccTAACTGACGATCAAGACATTGTTTTGAACAGCATG AAGTCCTTGCGTAAAGTACAGGAAGAAATTGTCAAAAACGGAGTCACTTTTGAGAATGCG TATGTGAATTCTCCAGTTTGCTGCCCTAGCAGAAGTTCTATATTAACAGGAAAGTATGCTCATAATATCAAAGTTTATAATAATTCGTTGAATGGAAACTGTTCAAGTTTCGATTGGCAAAGAAACTTTGAAAAGTACAGTATTGCCTCCTACTTGAAAAACACTAAAAATTATACAACATATTACGCAGGAAAATATTTGAATCGg taTGGAGACGTGGATGCTGGGGGGTTGAAACATGTCCCTGAAGGGTATGATTGGTGGCTTGGTTTAAAAGGAAATTCAAGGTACTACAATTATACCCTGTCGGTTAACGGAACTGCAAAATTCTACGATAAAGAATATTTAACAGACGTTATA ACGACTTCAGCTTTGGATTTTATACGACTGAATCATGAGAAACCATTTTTCATGACATTAGCAACACCTGCATGCCATGCCCCGTTTACGGCAGCAAAGAGGCATTTACATGAATTTCCAAATGAAAAAGTTGTGAAAAATccttctttcaatttttcttccgaTGAG AAACATTGGATTGTAAAAATGCCACCCAAAAGTTTACCGACAAATATTTCGCGACTAGATGTTATCCAAAGAAAGAGATTACAAACTTTACTGGCTGTTGACGAAATGGTCAAAGATATAGTGGACGAACTGAagaatttgaatgtttattcaaaTACTTACCTCATATTCACATCCGACAATGGATTTCACATAGGTCAATTTGGACAGCCATGGGATAAAAGGCAACCCTATGAATCCGATATAAAGGTTCCTTTTTTCATTAGTGGACCTGATGTACCTAAAAATAGGGTTTTAACAAATGTGATTACCGCTATTGATATTGCTCCCACTATTTTAGATCTAGCTGACATAACTGTACCTAAAGACATGGATGGAGTATCTCTCAAGAAAATGTTGAAACAATATGATAACTCCCAAAGATACATACTTATTGAATACTGGGGAGAAGGTAACATTGAAAGAATAGATCGTAATTGCCCCTggaaagacggaaatttaaca GAATGCAGTCAAAACAGTTGGTGTAAGTGTCAAGACTCCAGAAACAACACATATACCTGCGTTTTGCATTTGTCCGAGTCTACTCACTTCAAAATGTGCATTTTTTCTGACGATCTG GGTTTCGTGGAGGCATACGATTTGAGGAGCGACCCATTTGAATTACGAAATATTGCAGGCGATATAGACTTCGAGAAACGAGTCTTTTACAGAAATATACTGCATAAACTCACTTCTTGTGAGGGAAAAAGTTGTCGATTTTGA
- the LOC123319829 gene encoding N-acetylglucosamine-6-sulfatase-like isoform X2: MYFKCFIWLVLTCLWRVSSFQSIPNFILFLTDDQDIVLNSMYGDVDAGGLKHVPEGYDWWLGLKGNSRYYNYTLSVNGTAKFYDKEYLTDVITTSALDFIRLNHEKPFFMTLATPACHAPFTAAKRHLHEFPNEKVVKNPSFNFSSDEKHWIVKMPPKSLPTNISRLDVIQRKRLQTLLAVDEMVKDIVDELKNLNVYSNTYLIFTSDNGFHIGQFGQPWDKRQPYESDIKVPFFISGPDVPKNRVLTNVITAIDIAPTILDLADITVPKDMDGVSLKKMLKQYDNSQRYILIEYWGEGNIERIDRNCPWKDGNLTECSQNSWCKCQDSRNNTYTCVLHLSESTHFKMCIFSDDLGFVEAYDLRSDPFELRNIAGDIDFEKRVFYRNILHKLTSCEGKSCRF, encoded by the exons ATGTATTTCAAGTGTTTCATTTGGCTCGTTTTAACATGCTTGTGGAGGGTATCGTCCTTTCAAAGCATcccaaatttcattttgttccTAACTGACGATCAAGACATTGTTTTGAACAGCATG taTGGAGACGTGGATGCTGGGGGGTTGAAACATGTCCCTGAAGGGTATGATTGGTGGCTTGGTTTAAAAGGAAATTCAAGGTACTACAATTATACCCTGTCGGTTAACGGAACTGCAAAATTCTACGATAAAGAATATTTAACAGACGTTATA ACGACTTCAGCTTTGGATTTTATACGACTGAATCATGAGAAACCATTTTTCATGACATTAGCAACACCTGCATGCCATGCCCCGTTTACGGCAGCAAAGAGGCATTTACATGAATTTCCAAATGAAAAAGTTGTGAAAAATccttctttcaatttttcttccgaTGAG AAACATTGGATTGTAAAAATGCCACCCAAAAGTTTACCGACAAATATTTCGCGACTAGATGTTATCCAAAGAAAGAGATTACAAACTTTACTGGCTGTTGACGAAATGGTCAAAGATATAGTGGACGAACTGAagaatttgaatgtttattcaaaTACTTACCTCATATTCACATCCGACAATGGATTTCACATAGGTCAATTTGGACAGCCATGGGATAAAAGGCAACCCTATGAATCCGATATAAAGGTTCCTTTTTTCATTAGTGGACCTGATGTACCTAAAAATAGGGTTTTAACAAATGTGATTACCGCTATTGATATTGCTCCCACTATTTTAGATCTAGCTGACATAACTGTACCTAAAGACATGGATGGAGTATCTCTCAAGAAAATGTTGAAACAATATGATAACTCCCAAAGATACATACTTATTGAATACTGGGGAGAAGGTAACATTGAAAGAATAGATCGTAATTGCCCCTggaaagacggaaatttaaca GAATGCAGTCAAAACAGTTGGTGTAAGTGTCAAGACTCCAGAAACAACACATATACCTGCGTTTTGCATTTGTCCGAGTCTACTCACTTCAAAATGTGCATTTTTTCTGACGATCTG GGTTTCGTGGAGGCATACGATTTGAGGAGCGACCCATTTGAATTACGAAATATTGCAGGCGATATAGACTTCGAGAAACGAGTCTTTTACAGAAATATACTGCATAAACTCACTTCTTGTGAGGGAAAAAGTTGTCGATTTTGA
- the LOC123319835 gene encoding macrophage migration inhibitory factor homolog: MPYLRIETNIPSDKIPKDLPSKLCNIVASSLGKPIGYCVATIVGDVNMSWGGTNEPAAQATLMSIGALGRNENKKHSKAIFEAVGKELGVPNDRMYITFSNVKSEDVGYNGTTFHDIFGS; the protein is encoded by the exons ATGCCTTACTTAAGAATCGAAACAAACATCCCTTCCGATAAAATTCCCAAAGACTTGCCGTCTAAACTGTGCAACATCGTAGCATCCTCCCTGGGAAAACCAATCGGC TACTGCGTGGCCACGATCGTGGGGGACGTCAACATGTCTTGGGGCGGCACTAATGAACCGGCCGCCCAGGCCACCCTGATGAGCATCGGGGCCTTGGGAAGAAACGAAAATAAAAAACACTCCAAAGCCATTTTCGAGGCTGTTGGAAAAGAGCTGGGAGTGCCGAACGATAG GATGTACATAACGTTCAGTAATGTTAAGAGCGAAGATGTAGGTTATAATGGCACAACTTTCCACGACATATTCGGAAGTTAA
- the LOC123321149 gene encoding chromobox protein homolog 1-like: MSKSGKKDEVDGEYEVEKIVDVRPISGGDKEYLIKWIGYSDADNTWEPAKNIQPELVQAFEAERSKKKRSQSSNDGPKSQKRKTDDKKSHGFERGLEPEKIIGATDSSGQLMFLMKWAGVDEADLVPSELANVRCPQVVIKFYEERLTWHSNTSDEAKPKSMSKSRPSSPAPVEAEEKEGEEFIVEKILDSRINSKGVKEYFLKWIGYDDKDNTWEPEENLDCPELIQAFEASRGQKNKEREKKRKSSSTPTPTDAKVPKKKTDEKKHGFERGLQPEKIIGATDSSGQLMFLMKWVGTDEADLVPAKQANVKCPQVVIKFYEERLTWHSGPTDETKAD, from the exons ATGAGCAAGTCCGGCAAAAAGGATGAAGTCGATGGAGAGTATGAAGTCGAAAAAATTGTAGATGTTCGACCGATTTCCGGTGGTGATAAAGAATATCTTATAAAATGGATTGGATACAGTGATGCAGACAATACCTGGGAACCAGCTAAAAATATTCAGCCAGAACTTGTTCAAGCCTTCGAGGCTGAAAggtcaaaaaagaaaagaagtcAATCGAGCAACGATGGTCCTAAGTCTCAAAAGCGAAAAACTGATGACAAAAAATCACATGGATTCGAGAGAGGGCTGGAACCAGAAAAAATCATTGGGGCTACAGATAGCTCAG GCCAGCTTATGTTTTTGATGAAGTGGGCTGGAGTCGATGAGGCGGATCTAGTTCCATCTGAATTAGCCAATGTGAGATGTCCACAAGTGGTCATAAAGTTTTACGAAGAGAGGCTCACTTGGCATTCCAACACATCAGATGAGGCTAAAcctaaat CAATGAGCAAAAGTAGACCAAGCAGTCCGGCTCCGGTGGAGGCGGAGGAAAAAGAAGGCGAGGAATTCATTGTGGAAAAAATTCTCGATAGTAGGATCAATTCTAAAGGGGTTAAGGAATATTTTCTCAAATGGATAGGGTATGATGATAAGGACAATACTTGGGAGCCAGAGGAAAACCTGGATTGTCCTGAATTAATCCAAGCATTCGAGGCTAGTCGTGGCCAGAAAAATAAGGAGAGGGAGAAGAAACGAAAAAGTTCTAGCACGCCAACTCCTACAGATGCTAAGGTGCCAAAAAAGAAAACCGATGAGAAGAAGCATGGTTTTGAAAGAGGTTTGCAACCTGAAAAAATTATTGGTGCTACAGACAGTTCAG GTCAACTCATGTTTCTAATGAAATGGGTTGGTACAGATGAAGCAGATTTAGTTCCAGCCAAACAAGCTAACGTTAAATGTCCCCAAgtagttataaaattttatgaagaacgTTTGACATGGCACTCTGGACCAACTGATGAGACTAAGGCAGATTAA
- the LOC123319836 gene encoding gamma-aminobutyric acid receptor-associated protein, with amino-acid sequence MKFQYKEEHPFEKRKAEGEKIRRKYPDRVPVIVEKAPKARIGDLDKKKYLVPSDLTVGQFYFLIRKRIHLRAEDALFFFVNNVIPPTSATMGSLYQEHHEEDFFLYIAYSDENVYGSEN; translated from the exons ATGAAGTTTCAATACAAGGAAGAACATCCCTTCGAGAAGAGGAAAGCCGAAGGAGAGAAGATCAGGAGGAAGTATCCCGACAGGGTTCCT gtTATTGTGGAGAAGGCTCCAAAAGCAAGAATAGGGGATTTGGATAAGAAGAAGTACTTGGTTCCCTCTGATCTGACTGTTGGTcaattctatttcttgatcaGAAAGAGAATTCACCTCAGAGCAGAGGATGCTTTATTTTTCTTTGTCAATAACGTGATCCCACCAACCTCTGCCACAATGGGCTCCCTCTATCAG GAGCACCATGAAGAGGATTTCTTCTTGTATATTGCCTATTCTGATGAGAATGTCTACGgatcagaaaattga
- the LOC123319830 gene encoding 50S ribosomal protein L1: MLSLSQRILISPLVKSWKEPVQFTLTRNYAARRGTRERKSKKKVKVVVEKVGFIPHNQRNREALMKGRPSRKIDDSWMRTPTDEIYCTKYFKWKVYPFEEAIRCISETHHLDMYNQPNATVQAVIELYMQGEKKTKFVEDFNRICGIKHHFPHNEERTIVAFAKDIDAQEAAKEAGALLAGGVDLIKNIQNGKVVLTDFEFVVSHPDILHELSSLRGLMKKKYPSYKLGTIDVNLDEVVERYMHGVNYKAVKDEFEKDFGVIEAPIGTLDMDAKHLEENFGSLVNDVMTMKPKRAGDFILRTLIKSAPSPEIFKVDFNLYLPKTEKEVGEEKEVEEVDQSVVL, encoded by the coding sequence atgttaTCGTTATCTCAAAGGATTCTAATTTCACCCCTTGTAAAGTCATGGAAGGAACCAGTGCAGTTCACGTTAACTCGAAATTATGCTGCCCGACGAGGTACCCGAGAAAGGAAGagcaaaaaaaaagttaaagttGTTGTGGAAAAGGTTGGTTTCATTCCACACAACCAAAGGAATAGGGAAGCGTTAATGAAAGGTAGGCCGTCCAGAAAGATAGACGACTCCTGGATGCGAACACCTACAGACGAAATTTActgcacaaaatatttcaagtggAAAGTGTATCCTTTCGAAGAGGCCATTCGATGCATCAGCGAAACACATCACCTTGACATGTACAATCAGCCAAACGCAACGGTACAAGCTGTTATTGAACTGTACATGCAAGGAGAGAAAAAGACCAAGTTTGTTGAAGATTTCAACAGAATTTGCGGTATCAAACATCATTTTCCCCATAATGAAGAAAGAACAATTGTTGCTTTCGCTAAAGATATCGATGCTCAAGAAGCAGCAAAAGAGGCCGGGGCTCTGTTAGCAGGAGGggtagatttaataaaaaatatacagaatGGTAAAGTAGTATTGACAGACTTTGAATTTGTCGTTTCACATCCGGACATTTTACATGAACTTAGTTCATTGAGGGGTTTGATGAAGAAAAAGTATCCCTCGTACAAATTAGGCACAATCGATGTCAATTTGGATGAAGTAGTTGAACGGTACATGCACGGTGTCAATTATAAAGCAGTCAAGGATGAATTTGAGAAGGATTTCGGTGTGATTGAAGCCCCGATAGGAACTTTAGATATGGATGCGAAGCATTTAGAAGAAAATTTTGGATCATTGGTCAATGATGTTATGACTATGAAACCTAAAAGGGCTGGAGATTTTATTCTTAGGACGCTCATCAAGAGTGCTCCCTCCCCTGAAATATTCAAAGTAGACTTTAACCTTTATTTgccaaaaacagaaaaagaagttgGAGAAGAGAAGGAAGTTGAGGAGGTTGACCAAAGTGTAGTTCTTTAA
- the LOC123319833 gene encoding ubiquitin-fold modifier-conjugating enzyme 1 — protein sequence MVDEGTKKTLSSIPLLKTKAGPRDKELWVERLKEEYQSLIKYVQNNKEADNDWFRLESNKEGTRWFGKCWYFHDQLKYEFDVEFDIPVMYPTTAPEIALPELDGKTVKMYRGGKICLSDHFKPLWARNVPKFGIGHAMALGLGPWLAVELPDLISKGLVTYKEKTEK from the exons ATGGTAGATGAGGGTACAAAGAAAACCCTAAGTAGCATCCCCTTACTGAAAACGAAAGCGGGTCCTAGGGATAAAGAACTATGGGTGGAACGGTTGAAAGAAGAATATCAGTCATTAATCAAG TATGTACAAAATAACAAAGAAGCTGACAACGATTGGTTCAGATTAGAATCGAACAAAGAAGGAACTAGGTGGTTTGGAAAATGCTGGTATTTCCACGATCAACTGAAATATGAGTTTGATGTTGAGTTCGAT ATTCCAGTGATGTATCCTACGACCGCCCCTGAAATAGCTCTACCGGAATTAGATGGTAAAACGGTCAAGATGTACAGGGGTGGAAAGATTTGTTTGAGCGATCATTTTAAACCCTTATGGGCTAGGAACGTACCTAAGTTTGGTATTGGACATGCCATGGCCTTAGGT TTGGGACCATGGTTGGCTGTGGAGTTACCCGACTTGATTTCAAAAGGTTTGGTTACTTATAAAGAGAAGACGGAGAAGTAA